TGGTGGATATTAAAAATATGTTTATGATGCTTGCGACATTTAAAACAAAATTTGTAATTGTTGTGACGGTTACAGTTACACTTGTTGTTTATGCAAGCTCACTACTCATTTATGCGATGGGGTGGTAGGTTATGTTTCGAGCATATATATTACTAGGTTTCACAATTTTAATTGGTCAGCTTCATATTTCCGGTAACATTACGAAGTATATAAATATGAAGTATGCCTATTTATCAAAAACTGCAGCTATTATTTTAGGTTTCTTAACGATTATACAAATTATTATCGTTTTCCAGAAAGAGCATCAAAAGGAAAAAGAGAAACATGATTGCAGTTGTGATCATAGCCATTGTGGGCATGATCATTCGAAAGATGAAAATACATGGTGGAAACGAACGTTTTCTTATACTCTGTTCTGTTTTCCGATTATTTCAGGATTATTTTTCCCAATTGCAACATTAGATTCGGACATTGTTAAGGCGAAGGGGTTTCACTTTCCTGTTGCACAAGCGGAAAGTAAAGATCCATTTATGACAAGACAATTCTTAAGACCGGATACGAGTATTTATTACGGGAAAGAAGGATATCGTGGTGTAATGGAAAAAGGGAAGAAAGAGTTTGTTACGAAAGACAATATCACTTTAAAAGATGAAGATTTCTTAAAGGGTATGGAGACAATTTATAATTATCCTGGTGAATTTACTGGTAAAACCCTGTCTTATAAAGGATTTGTTTTCCGAGATGATTCTTCTAAAAAGGAACAATATTTCTTATTCCGTTTCGGTATTATACATTGTGTTGCGGATTCGGGTGTATATGGTATGTTAGTTAAAAAACCAGAAGGTGTAGAGTGGAAAAATGATGATTGGATTCAGGTGGAAGGAGAAATTTCAACTGAATTTTATCAGCCATTCCATGCAAATATTCCAGTGTTAGAAGTAACGAAATGGAATAAAGTTGAACAGCCGAAAGAACAATATGTATTTAGAGGAGCCGATTGATAAAATCGGTTCTTTTTTGTGGACTAAAAGTTCTAAAAATTGTTAATATTAAACGTGTAGTTCATGAGATGTAGTAAATGTTTGGATATTAGAGATATATAATTAAAGGGGTGATAACAATGACTGAAGTAAAGGGTAAAACAGCTAATGAATCAAGAGTTTTTAAAACAAGTCGAGTATTTCCAACGGATTTAAATGATCATAACACGCTATTTGGTGGAAAGATATTGGCGGAGATGGATATGGTTGCTTCAATTTCAGCAACGAGACACTCGAGAATGGAATGTGTCACAGCGTCTATGGATTGGGTAGATTTCTTATACCCAGTACGTTCTTCAGATTGTGTTAGTTATGAA
This Bacillus mycoides DNA region includes the following protein-coding sequences:
- a CDS encoding TIGR03943 family putative permease subunit, yielding MFRAYILLGFTILIGQLHISGNITKYINMKYAYLSKTAAIILGFLTIIQIIIVFQKEHQKEKEKHDCSCDHSHCGHDHSKDENTWWKRTFSYTLFCFPIISGLFFPIATLDSDIVKAKGFHFPVAQAESKDPFMTRQFLRPDTSIYYGKEGYRGVMEKGKKEFVTKDNITLKDEDFLKGMETIYNYPGEFTGKTLSYKGFVFRDDSSKKEQYFLFRFGIIHCVADSGVYGMLVKKPEGVEWKNDDWIQVEGEISTEFYQPFHANIPVLEVTKWNKVEQPKEQYVFRGAD